The genome window GAATgcttaaaacttttttttttcttttctaaaactTTTGCATTAATTCCCTTATTTCTTATTGGTACATGGGAATATAGTGATTTTGTGGCTTACAAGGAAACGAGTCATTTCTCTTTTCCTCTTCTTCTTACActatttcttttcaatttttatatgaatGAATATGAAATTCTCACCCATCAACTTGCTTAGGTCCTGATGATCCACCTTCTCTTctccaaattatataaacagtTAAACACCCAATTCCATGTCCAACTTCTTCACAAAACCAATTACTCTAtccttataataataatctctttGTTTCTTGAGTTTACAGTCGagtatttcaatatatatacatgGCTTCGAGTTCAATGAGTTCACGAAGGTCAACATGGACGACCCAAGAGAATAAGCTCTTCGAGAGGGCTTTGGCATATTACAATACCGAAACACCTGACAGGTGGCACAACATTGCTAGGGCTGTGGGCGGCGGAAAGACGGCGGAATAGTGCAAGTCTCACTTCCAGATTCTTCTAGAAGATCTCTACCAAATTGAGTCCGGCCGTGTTCCCTTCCCTTATCATGATTCCATGATCAGCTGCCTAGCTATCCTCGCTTCTCATCTTATATTACATGAATGAATATGTCTACTCCACCActaattcattttctttttattttaattaatctctATTTATCGATCTAATTCGTATGCGGAAACTGCATGCGCATTCTCAATTTCTTAATCCCCGTTCCAACACTATGTATCTGCCTTTCAGcacatttttattataagtttaatatatataataataagttttaaattaacACCCAATGCAAGATGGAAAACAGGTCAGttctatttcattaaataacTGGCCTACTTAAAATAGCTAGAGCAtcactaaatttaaaattaaaaaacaaacgaCAATATAGGAGATCGATTGGATCGACATGATCCCAATGATGTGATTATCGCCTAATCCCTCGATAAAGCAAGTAAGTGCCTTCA of Impatiens glandulifera unplaced genomic scaffold, dImpGla2.1, whole genome shotgun sequence contains these proteins:
- the LOC124917648 gene encoding protein RADIALIS-like 3, whose translation is MASSSMSSRRSTWTTQENKLFERALAYYNTETPDRWHNIARAVGGGKTAE